A window of the Deltaproteobacteria bacterium genome harbors these coding sequences:
- a CDS encoding HigA family addiction module antitoxin encodes MLMHDPPHPGAFIRRQCLEPLGLTVTEAAKGLAVSRNTLSLLLNGRLGISPEMAIRLSEAFGGSPESWLTQQMQYDLWHAQHDRKPVEVRRFATA; translated from the coding sequence ATGCTCATGCACGATCCGCCCCATCCGGGCGCATTCATCCGGCGCCAGTGCCTCGAACCCCTGGGGCTAACGGTGACCGAGGCCGCGAAGGGGCTCGCGGTATCGCGCAACACGCTGTCCCTGCTGCTCAACGGCCGCCTGGGCATATCCCCCGAAATGGCCATCCGGTTGTCGGAGGCCTTCGGCGGCAGCCCCGAGAGCTGGCTGACCCAGCAGATGCAGTACGACCTCTGGCACGCGCAGCATGACCGCAAGCCGGTCGAGGTCAGGAGGTTCGCCACCGCCTGA
- a CDS encoding VOC family protein, producing the protein MKTRIRHIALNTENWDRMARFYQTIFGMKKITTGMTDEKGNYNPNRGHISDGVIGFAMLQKHPGNQSGLDHFGFEVEEIPLVLERMRNDYPELLVAKSLPHVPFSVSRGTDPCGTQYDISQKGVAKVREGYLEDGWDQPRQVSHISIRSKQPERVAEFYHKVFELDAGEAPGPDGSFRVTDGQVELLVRPCDNALYRGMREGLDHIGFRVENLERTRKEIEELSESAPESAPANLDAGRFGPMTRADLEGCVIGQHAMADPDGVLLDLSE; encoded by the coding sequence ATGAAGACACGCATCCGGCACATCGCCCTCAACACCGAGAACTGGGACCGGATGGCCAGGTTCTATCAGACCATCTTCGGCATGAAGAAGATCACCACCGGCATGACCGACGAGAAGGGCAACTACAACCCCAACCGCGGCCACATCAGCGACGGCGTCATCGGCTTCGCCATGCTGCAGAAGCATCCGGGAAACCAGTCCGGGCTCGACCACTTCGGCTTCGAGGTGGAGGAGATACCCCTGGTGCTCGAGCGCATGCGCAACGACTACCCGGAGCTGCTGGTGGCCAAGAGCCTGCCCCACGTGCCCTTCTCCGTTTCTCGCGGCACCGACCCCTGCGGCACCCAGTACGACATTTCCCAGAAGGGCGTCGCCAAGGTGCGCGAGGGCTACCTGGAAGACGGCTGGGACCAGCCGCGCCAGGTCAGCCACATCTCCATCCGCTCCAAGCAACCCGAGCGGGTCGCCGAGTTCTACCACAAGGTCTTCGAGCTCGACGCCGGCGAGGCGCCCGGTCCCGACGGCAGCTTCCGTGTCACCGACGGGCAGGTGGAGCTGTTGGTGCGCCCGTGCGACAACGCGCTCTACCGGGGCATGCGCGAGGGGCTGGACCACATCGGGTTTCGCGTCGAGAACCTGGAGCGGACGCGGAAGGAAATCGAGGAGCTGAGCGAGTCCGCCCCCGAGTCCGCCCCCGCCAACCTCGACGCCGGCCGCTTCGGCCCCATGACCCGCGCCGACCTCGAAGGCTGCGTCATCGGCCAGCACGCCATGGCGGACCCGGACGGGGTGTTGCTGGATCTCAGCGAGTAG
- a CDS encoding fumarylacetoacetate hydrolase family protein — protein sequence MKFCTYDARQAGVVVDDKVYAVGAAMVAAGILKEGYTMVQVIEAMTGNPDAPACVDECIRSGESTPLDQVTLRAPVDNPTSLWAAAANYMDHRKEMESRMGGGHQELPDKDDHMSQDFLKPVSSIIGPGGTVIIPKVSHDVDFECELCVVIGKTARKVTEEDALDYVFGYTICWDISQRDPWGRGKQNTRNIRKGFDTFSPQGPWIVTADEIPEPQDLNLRAWHNGEQVMTAHTSDMICGVRDHIRFLSNVVTLRPGDLITTGTPAGVHTLLDGDKLRGEIERVGVMELNVIAEA from the coding sequence ATGAAATTCTGCACCTATGACGCGAGGCAGGCGGGAGTGGTGGTGGACGACAAGGTCTATGCCGTGGGCGCGGCCATGGTGGCGGCCGGTATCCTCAAGGAGGGCTACACCATGGTCCAGGTCATCGAAGCGATGACCGGCAACCCGGACGCCCCGGCCTGTGTCGACGAATGCATCCGGTCCGGCGAGTCAACGCCCCTGGACCAGGTGACCCTGCGCGCGCCCGTCGACAACCCCACGTCACTGTGGGCCGCGGCCGCCAACTACATGGACCACCGAAAGGAGATGGAGTCCCGCATGGGCGGGGGGCACCAGGAGCTGCCGGACAAGGACGACCACATGTCCCAGGACTTCCTGAAGCCGGTGTCGTCCATCATCGGTCCGGGTGGCACCGTGATCATCCCCAAGGTGTCGCACGACGTGGATTTCGAGTGCGAGCTGTGCGTGGTCATCGGCAAGACGGCGCGGAAGGTCACCGAAGAGGACGCCCTGGACTACGTCTTCGGCTACACCATCTGCTGGGACATCAGCCAGCGGGACCCCTGGGGCCGCGGCAAGCAGAACACCCGCAACATCCGCAAGGGTTTCGACACCTTCAGTCCGCAGGGGCCCTGGATCGTCACCGCGGACGAGATTCCGGAGCCGCAGGATCTCAACCTCAGGGCGTGGCACAACGGCGAGCAGGTGATGACCGCCCACACCAGCGACATGATCTGCGGCGTGCGCGACCACATCCGGTTCCTGTCGAACGTGGTGACACTCCGGCCCGGCGACCTCATCACCACCGGAACGCCGGCGGGCGTGCACACGCTGCTGGACGGCGACAAGCTGCGGGGCGAGATCGAGAGGGTCGGCGTGATGGAATTGAACGTCATAGCGGAGGCCTGA
- a CDS encoding tripartite tricarboxylate transporter substrate binding protein, translating to MKSIIGAATTLLALLVALAMATPVQAEFPDKNLNWIVQFPPGGGYDAMSRALARSINKQLPKGTNVIVKNVTGAGGRRGAVSLYRAKPDGYTVGVLDMLGLVTAQIQAGAGKTIYDLEKFEYIARMGNEPYTIFVSGKSPHKTLDDLKKLDRLPWGSEGIGSGRWLPSFLAARSLGLKFQLVTGYRGTGDSVPGLMRGDFVTWLNPSEHSTVGPLARDGNLRCIVHLGAKRSWACPDTPTAKELGIDHINEIVRLVAIPPGVPRDRAKKLEEIVVKAMDDPDYRNWAKSSGTAINPGDAAASVATYKNLMGMVNREADAIRAALKK from the coding sequence ATGAAATCGATCATTGGAGCAGCAACGACCCTTTTGGCCCTGTTGGTGGCGCTCGCCATGGCGACGCCGGTCCAGGCCGAGTTTCCCGACAAGAACCTGAACTGGATCGTGCAGTTTCCGCCGGGCGGCGGTTATGACGCCATGAGCCGCGCGCTGGCGCGCAGCATCAACAAGCAGTTGCCCAAGGGCACCAACGTCATCGTCAAGAACGTAACCGGCGCCGGCGGGCGGCGCGGCGCCGTCAGCCTCTACCGCGCCAAGCCCGACGGCTACACCGTGGGCGTGCTCGACATGCTCGGTCTGGTGACGGCGCAGATCCAGGCCGGCGCCGGCAAGACCATCTACGACCTCGAGAAGTTCGAGTACATCGCGCGCATGGGCAACGAGCCCTACACCATCTTCGTCAGCGGGAAATCGCCCCACAAGACGCTGGACGACCTCAAGAAACTCGACCGGCTGCCCTGGGGGTCGGAGGGAATCGGCTCCGGACGCTGGCTGCCCAGCTTCCTGGCGGCCCGCAGCCTGGGGCTCAAGTTCCAGTTGGTGACGGGCTACCGCGGCACCGGCGATAGCGTGCCCGGCCTGATGCGCGGGGATTTCGTGACCTGGCTCAACCCCAGTGAGCACTCCACCGTGGGGCCGCTGGCGCGCGACGGCAACCTTCGCTGCATCGTCCACCTGGGCGCCAAGCGCTCCTGGGCGTGTCCGGATACGCCCACGGCCAAGGAGCTGGGCATCGACCACATCAACGAGATCGTCCGCTTGGTGGCCATTCCTCCCGGGGTGCCGCGGGACCGCGCCAAGAAGCTGGAGGAGATCGTCGTCAAGGCCATGGACGACCCGGATTACCGCAACTGGGCCAAGTCCAGCGGCACCGCCATCAACCCGGGGGACGCGGCCGCCTCGGTGGCGACGTACAAGAACCTCATGGGCATGGTGAACCGGGAGGCGGACGCCATCCGGGCGGCGCTCAAGAAGTAG
- a CDS encoding amidohydrolase family protein, protein MPGVIDADTHISESTGMWELMEPSMYPRRPVMTEVPDDTVYADINVLWLIDGNVFPKPAGRGGFRLVTPSRAKGQVQRQDVLIACREITDVPARLADMDRLGVDVQVIYPTLFLVYLTDDAELETALCRAYNDWMADVWSKSGGRLRWVVVPPLHSMDASLEEMRKGKATGAAGVTLRGLESDRSIAEPYFFPLYEEAEKLDLPICIHTGSGSRTLLNLFDLAVSSVFANQVILPLFAFRDIVANHLPARYPGLRFGFIEAKASWIPYLLHVLRRESRAAVAGGRKGIQRPRWKHETHVELFQDYRIYVACEADEDLSYLLNYTGEDNLLIGSDYGHTDPANEPRMVDVMRQRDDLPAGVIEKILVDNPKAFYGL, encoded by the coding sequence ATGCCCGGCGTCATAGACGCAGATACGCACATATCCGAGTCGACGGGGATGTGGGAGCTCATGGAGCCCTCCATGTACCCCCGCCGGCCGGTGATGACCGAGGTACCCGACGACACCGTGTACGCGGACATCAACGTCCTGTGGCTGATCGACGGCAACGTCTTTCCCAAGCCCGCCGGCCGCGGCGGCTTCCGTTTGGTGACGCCGTCCCGCGCCAAGGGGCAGGTACAGCGCCAGGACGTCCTCATCGCGTGCCGCGAGATCACCGACGTGCCGGCGCGGCTGGCGGACATGGACAGGCTGGGCGTGGACGTGCAGGTCATCTACCCCACCCTGTTCCTGGTCTACCTCACCGACGACGCGGAACTGGAGACCGCCCTGTGCCGCGCCTACAACGACTGGATGGCGGACGTCTGGTCCAAGTCCGGGGGGCGGCTCCGCTGGGTGGTGGTGCCGCCGCTCCACTCCATGGACGCCTCGCTGGAGGAGATGCGCAAGGGCAAGGCCACCGGCGCGGCGGGCGTCACCTTGCGCGGCCTGGAGAGCGACCGGAGCATCGCGGAGCCGTACTTCTTTCCGCTGTATGAGGAAGCCGAGAAGCTCGACCTGCCCATCTGCATCCACACCGGGTCGGGCTCCCGTACCCTGCTCAACCTTTTCGACCTGGCCGTCAGCTCGGTGTTCGCCAACCAGGTCATCCTGCCGCTGTTCGCGTTCCGCGACATCGTCGCCAACCACCTGCCGGCGCGCTACCCCGGCCTGCGCTTCGGCTTCATCGAGGCCAAGGCGAGCTGGATACCCTACCTGCTGCACGTGCTCCGGCGCGAGTCCCGGGCCGCGGTCGCGGGCGGTCGAAAGGGCATCCAGCGACCCCGGTGGAAGCACGAGACCCACGTGGAGCTGTTCCAGGATTATCGCATCTACGTCGCCTGCGAGGCGGACGAAGACCTGTCCTACCTGCTCAACTACACCGGCGAGGACAACCTCCTCATCGGCTCGGACTACGGCCACACCGACCCGGCCAACGAACCGCGCATGGTGGACGTCATGCGCCAGCGCGACGACCTCCCGGCGGGCGTCATCGAGAAGATCCTGGTGGACAACCCGAAGGCGTTCTACGGCCTCTGA
- a CDS encoding SDR family NAD(P)-dependent oxidoreductase, with amino-acid sequence MYSLEGHSAIITGGASGIGLATVRLLAEAGANVVIADINEEAGARMVEELTGKGVGALFVRTDVTQGDDVDALIRATTARFGSLQIVMPFAGIGLEKLALETTREEWDRMIAINLTGSFLVMQAAGTVMAEAGYGRIVAMASVSGMRGGTGRTAYGATKGAMITMTRVMALELAETGVTVNALAPGPVDTALTRKMYDDETRRAYDRAIPMRRFAMPEEVAHAALFLALPQSGYITGITLPVDGGFSSSGVIKRS; translated from the coding sequence ATGTACTCTCTCGAAGGACACAGTGCCATCATCACCGGCGGCGCCAGCGGCATCGGTCTCGCCACCGTCCGGCTGCTGGCGGAAGCCGGCGCCAACGTCGTCATCGCCGACATCAATGAAGAGGCCGGCGCGCGAATGGTGGAGGAACTGACGGGAAAAGGCGTGGGTGCGCTGTTCGTCAGGACCGACGTCACGCAGGGCGACGACGTGGACGCGCTGATCCGCGCCACCACGGCCCGGTTCGGCTCGCTGCAGATCGTGATGCCGTTCGCCGGCATCGGCCTCGAGAAGCTCGCTCTGGAAACCACCCGCGAGGAATGGGACCGCATGATCGCCATCAACCTCACCGGCAGTTTCCTGGTGATGCAGGCGGCGGGCACGGTCATGGCGGAGGCGGGTTACGGCCGCATCGTGGCCATGGCGTCCGTCTCCGGCATGCGCGGCGGCACCGGGCGCACCGCCTACGGCGCCACCAAGGGCGCCATGATCACCATGACCCGCGTCATGGCCCTGGAGTTGGCCGAAACCGGAGTGACCGTGAACGCGCTGGCGCCGGGCCCGGTGGACACCGCGCTGACCCGGAAGATGTACGACGACGAGACTCGCCGGGCCTATGACCGGGCCATTCCCATGCGTCGTTTCGCCATGCCGGAAGAAGTGGCGCACGCGGCGCTGTTTCTGGCCCTGCCGCAGTCCGGCTACATCACCGGCATCACCCTTCCGGTGGACGGCGGCTTCTCCTCGAGCGGCGTCATCAAGCGGAGTTGA
- a CDS encoding amidohydrolase family protein — protein sequence MKFARDKIFDIGSQGMTDIDARIRDLDAFGIDIQVIYSSILFHRLTEDPRLEAALMRSYNTWIAQRCGERPDRLKWAAVIPMRDREACVAEVRRAREMGAVGLMIGGTAGQTLLHHPDLSPFYAAACEADLPVCIHTGWSAPGLTQTCEDPYAALILSFTLPVLMGFFSILGGGVLDRFPKLRVAFLEAGSEWIPYMVGRMDHYHPVVSMLGNRSKKPPSEYLKEGRVYVTCEAEEPLLPQVIEMVGEDQILIEGDIPHAEARETGIEEMRERTDVSEAVKRKILRENGLAFYKL from the coding sequence ATGAAGTTCGCCCGGGACAAGATCTTCGACATCGGCAGCCAGGGCATGACCGACATCGACGCCCGGATCAGGGACCTGGACGCCTTCGGCATCGACATCCAGGTGATCTATTCGTCGATTCTCTTCCATCGGCTCACCGAGGACCCGCGCCTGGAAGCCGCGCTGATGCGCAGCTACAACACCTGGATCGCGCAGCGCTGCGGCGAGCGCCCGGACCGGCTCAAGTGGGCCGCGGTCATTCCCATGCGCGACCGCGAAGCGTGCGTCGCGGAAGTTCGGCGCGCCCGGGAGATGGGCGCCGTGGGACTGATGATCGGCGGCACCGCGGGCCAGACCCTGCTGCACCACCCCGACCTTTCGCCGTTCTACGCGGCGGCCTGCGAGGCGGACCTGCCGGTGTGCATCCACACCGGCTGGAGCGCTCCGGGCCTGACCCAGACCTGCGAGGACCCCTACGCCGCGTTGATCCTGAGCTTCACGCTGCCCGTGCTCATGGGCTTCTTCAGCATCCTGGGCGGCGGCGTGCTGGACCGCTTCCCCAAGCTGCGGGTGGCCTTCCTGGAGGCCGGCTCCGAGTGGATCCCCTACATGGTGGGACGGATGGACCACTACCATCCGGTGGTCTCGATGCTGGGAAACCGTTCGAAGAAGCCGCCCAGCGAATATCTCAAGGAAGGCCGGGTCTACGTCACCTGCGAGGCGGAGGAGCCGCTGCTGCCCCAGGTGATCGAGATGGTAGGGGAGGACCAGATCCTCATCGAAGGCGACATCCCCCATGCCGAGGCGCGCGAGACGGGCATCGAAGAGATGCGCGAACGGACCGACGTCTCCGAGGCCGTCAAGCGGAAGATCCTGCGCGAGAACGGCCTCGCTTTCTACAAGCTCTGA
- a CDS encoding XRE family transcriptional regulator, translated as MSRVERASQLSKLLRRIRRENDWTLAAVAERTGIAVSTLSKIENNQTSPNFDVLIRLCEGIGLDLSELLRGGSFANFAHGSRAVNREGDGIRYEEARDQYCLLSGELAQKALQPMLLRVAKESHEPTVLRGRAGEAFVYVVNGPLKFYMEPYSAILLQTGESVHFDGRIPHGFAAGGDDDAMVLAVCDAGKPPREGN; from the coding sequence ATGTCGAGGGTAGAACGGGCCAGTCAACTCAGTAAGCTGCTTCGGCGTATCAGGCGGGAGAACGACTGGACGCTTGCGGCGGTTGCGGAGAGGACGGGGATCGCGGTCTCCACCTTGTCCAAGATAGAGAATAACCAGACCTCGCCGAACTTCGATGTGCTGATCCGTTTGTGCGAGGGCATCGGACTGGATCTGTCGGAACTGTTGAGGGGCGGGAGCTTCGCCAACTTCGCGCATGGCTCGCGGGCCGTGAACCGGGAGGGTGACGGGATTCGGTACGAGGAGGCCCGGGACCAATACTGTCTGCTGAGCGGAGAGTTGGCTCAAAAGGCCCTTCAGCCGATGTTGCTCCGCGTGGCCAAGGAGTCCCACGAGCCGACGGTCCTGCGCGGCCGCGCCGGGGAGGCGTTCGTCTACGTGGTCAACGGCCCTCTGAAATTCTACATGGAACCCTACAGCGCCATTCTCCTGCAAACCGGGGAGTCGGTGCATTTCGACGGGCGCATACCCCACGGTTTCGCGGCGGGGGGCGACGACGATGCAATGGTGCTGGCCGTCTGTGACGCTGGAAAGCCCCCACGCGAGGGCAACTGA
- a CDS encoding XRE family transcriptional regulator, producing MPGTRRSHDIGQALHRLRRENGWTLATVSAKTGVAVSTLSKIEKNQTSPNFDVLVRLCEGLEMNLAELFEAGAISAFPNGSRTVNRLGEGVRYDSLHGECLVLSSELSKKTLMPRLIRVPKGDDAPTMVAAHTGEEFVYVLCGSVRFFMEPYRAIVLKTGESVHFDARMLHATVAEGEGDALVLVVSQSDVVLTEKKYVAQDLAT from the coding sequence ATGCCCGGAACACGACGCTCCCACGATATTGGTCAGGCCTTGCACCGCCTCCGGCGAGAAAACGGTTGGACACTTGCGACCGTGAGCGCGAAGACCGGTGTAGCGGTTTCCACCCTCTCGAAGATCGAAAAGAACCAGACCTCGCCGAATTTCGACGTCCTTGTCCGCCTGTGTGAAGGTCTCGAAATGAATTTGGCCGAACTGTTCGAGGCGGGAGCGATCTCCGCGTTCCCCAACGGCTCCAGGACGGTAAACCGGCTGGGAGAGGGAGTCCGCTACGACTCGCTACACGGCGAGTGCCTTGTGCTCAGCAGTGAATTGTCGAAGAAAACCCTGATGCCCAGGTTGATCCGGGTGCCGAAGGGGGACGATGCACCGACCATGGTAGCGGCGCACACGGGCGAGGAGTTTGTCTACGTGCTTTGCGGTTCCGTGAGGTTCTTCATGGAGCCTTATCGTGCGATCGTCTTGAAGACCGGGGAATCCGTGCATTTCGACGCACGCATGCTTCATGCGACCGTCGCGGAAGGGGAAGGGGACGCGTTGGTGCTCGTGGTTTCGCAATCGGACGTCGTGTTGACGGAAAAGAAATACGTGGCGCAGGATTTGGCGACCTAG
- the maiA gene encoding maleylacetoacetate isomerase — translation MQLYGYFRSSASYRVRIALALKGLDYDLQPVHLRRGEQQAPDYVARNPQGLVPALVHDEAVLTQSLAIMEYLDERFPEPALLPGTPADRAWVRALAQVVACDIHPINNLRVLQYLEKHLSLGADAQAAWARRWIEDGFAAMEAMLKKSDSRMGEHCFGDAPTLADVCLVPQIFNSQRFAVDMGQYSTLARIHENCMRLPAFKDQAPERQPDAE, via the coding sequence ATGCAACTCTACGGCTACTTCAGGAGCTCGGCGTCATACCGGGTGCGCATCGCCCTGGCGCTCAAGGGCCTGGACTACGACCTTCAACCCGTCCATCTGCGCCGGGGGGAACAGCAGGCGCCGGACTACGTGGCGCGAAATCCCCAGGGTCTGGTCCCGGCGCTGGTGCACGATGAAGCGGTGCTCACGCAGTCCCTCGCCATCATGGAGTATCTGGACGAGCGGTTCCCGGAGCCCGCGTTGCTTCCCGGGACGCCCGCGGACCGGGCTTGGGTGCGGGCGCTGGCGCAGGTGGTGGCCTGCGACATCCATCCGATCAACAACCTGCGCGTGCTGCAGTATCTGGAGAAACACCTGAGCCTGGGCGCGGACGCCCAGGCGGCGTGGGCGCGCCGGTGGATCGAGGACGGTTTCGCGGCCATGGAGGCGATGTTGAAGAAGAGCGATTCGCGTATGGGGGAGCACTGCTTCGGAGACGCCCCGACACTGGCCGACGTCTGCCTGGTGCCGCAGATCTTCAACTCGCAACGCTTCGCCGTGGACATGGGGCAATATTCCACCCTGGCGCGGATTCACGAGAACTGCATGCGCCTTCCCGCGTTCAAGGACCAGGCTCCCGAACGGCAACCCGACGCCGAATGA
- a CDS encoding SLC13 family permease gives MTLALSPARLLAAAACVAGLALALAPTPAGLPAEVLPTAGVMVVCVGLWATAVIPEYLTAVIFCFLAVTVAGAPRDAVFAGFSSTAGWLVFGGLIIAAAVQTTGLGAHIATAAVTYFGRSYRAFLCRIVLTAGLLGFIMPSNMSRVLVMLPIFLSIGERLGFERGSTGRTGVTLAVAAGSIFPSFGILTAAVPNVVLLGAAESIYGIHITYGEYFLMHFPVISIVNLVALPFLIAALFPAEVRVLETPDARTPWTGPERKLLLILTVALALWVTDHWHRVSPAWIALGAGILCLLPRLGCMPPESLSGKVNLGPWLFICGIVGLGSVAVHSGLGDLLAGWLLDKLPMEPGRDFFNFAAMSAVGMLISIAATAPAEPVVAAALAKDISAVTGWPVATVLLTQTVNWSMVPFPYELPPMVVAARISGMPVVRATRLLLCLTLLAWTVTLPLQFVWLRHLGYFAG, from the coding sequence ATGACTCTCGCGCTGTCACCGGCGCGTCTGTTGGCGGCTGCCGCCTGCGTAGCGGGCCTGGCGCTGGCGCTAGCGCCGACGCCCGCCGGACTGCCCGCGGAGGTCCTTCCCACGGCCGGAGTCATGGTGGTGTGCGTGGGCCTCTGGGCCACGGCCGTCATCCCCGAATACCTCACCGCGGTCATCTTCTGCTTCCTGGCGGTGACCGTCGCCGGCGCGCCGCGGGACGCGGTCTTCGCCGGTTTCTCCTCCACCGCGGGATGGCTGGTGTTCGGCGGCCTGATCATCGCCGCGGCGGTGCAGACCACCGGCCTCGGGGCGCACATCGCCACCGCCGCGGTGACATACTTCGGCCGGTCCTATCGCGCGTTCCTGTGCCGCATCGTCCTCACCGCCGGACTCCTGGGCTTCATCATGCCCTCGAACATGAGCCGCGTACTGGTCATGCTGCCGATCTTTCTCAGCATCGGCGAGCGCCTCGGGTTCGAGCGCGGCAGCACCGGGCGCACCGGCGTGACCCTGGCGGTGGCCGCGGGCAGCATCTTCCCGAGCTTCGGCATCCTCACCGCCGCCGTACCCAACGTCGTCTTGCTGGGGGCGGCCGAAAGCATTTACGGGATACACATCACCTACGGCGAGTATTTCCTGATGCACTTTCCGGTCATCAGCATCGTCAACCTCGTGGCCCTGCCCTTCCTCATCGCCGCGCTGTTCCCGGCCGAGGTGCGCGTGTTGGAGACGCCGGACGCGCGCACCCCCTGGACGGGCCCCGAGCGCAAGCTGCTGCTGATCCTGACGGTGGCCCTGGCCCTGTGGGTCACCGACCACTGGCACCGGGTGTCACCGGCGTGGATCGCCCTGGGAGCCGGCATCCTGTGTCTCTTGCCGCGGCTCGGATGCATGCCGCCCGAGTCCCTCTCCGGCAAGGTCAACCTCGGACCCTGGCTCTTCATCTGCGGCATCGTCGGCCTGGGGTCGGTGGCGGTGCACAGTGGATTGGGGGATCTGCTGGCGGGCTGGCTGCTGGACAAGCTCCCCATGGAGCCGGGCCGCGATTTCTTCAACTTCGCCGCCATGAGTGCCGTGGGAATGCTCATCAGCATCGCCGCCACGGCTCCGGCCGAACCGGTGGTCGCGGCCGCCCTGGCCAAGGACATCAGCGCCGTCACCGGCTGGCCGGTGGCCACGGTACTTCTGACCCAGACCGTCAACTGGTCCATGGTGCCCTTTCCCTACGAGCTGCCGCCCATGGTGGTGGCGGCGCGCATCAGCGGCATGCCGGTAGTTCGGGCCACACGGCTCTTGCTGTGCTTGACACTGCTGGCCTGGACCGTGACGCTGCCGCTCCAGTTCGTCTGGCTGCGGCATCTGGGATATTTCGCGGGGTGA
- a CDS encoding sulfite exporter TauE/SafE family protein, protein MTVVGWETGLYVFTVVLLAASLQGITGAGMMILSVPPLLVALPAIVVVPSMVLVYLPLGLAQLIQLRRDVDWRRLAILFVSSALMVPFGAMVLKEVDTLTLQRGIGALMIVLVLLLQIKPGPPFAREAPACAAVGLLAGFLAASTTVAGPPLVLLGLKQRWEPAVFRATAIAYFFTISAFSLPFYWEMDLLTPVTRQFSLYGLPAVAVGYFTATWLRARVSVTAFRRLATAVVVTGGLSAILF, encoded by the coding sequence GTGACCGTCGTGGGATGGGAGACCGGACTCTACGTTTTCACCGTGGTGCTGTTGGCCGCGAGCCTCCAGGGCATCACCGGGGCCGGCATGATGATCCTCTCGGTGCCCCCGCTGCTGGTGGCGTTGCCGGCCATAGTGGTGGTTCCGAGCATGGTCCTGGTGTACCTGCCCCTGGGCCTGGCCCAACTCATCCAGCTCCGCCGGGACGTCGATTGGCGGCGCCTCGCGATCCTCTTCGTCAGCTCCGCCCTGATGGTCCCTTTTGGCGCGATGGTCCTGAAGGAAGTCGACACGTTGACGTTGCAACGCGGGATCGGTGCGCTGATGATCGTCCTGGTGCTGCTGCTTCAGATCAAGCCCGGGCCGCCGTTCGCGCGGGAGGCGCCCGCGTGCGCGGCCGTGGGCCTCCTGGCCGGCTTCCTCGCGGCCAGCACCACCGTGGCCGGACCGCCGCTGGTGCTGCTGGGGCTGAAGCAACGTTGGGAACCGGCGGTGTTTCGCGCCACCGCCATCGCCTATTTCTTCACCATCTCCGCGTTCTCGCTGCCGTTCTACTGGGAGATGGACCTGCTCACGCCTGTCACGCGGCAGTTCTCCCTCTACGGCCTGCCCGCCGTAGCCGTGGGATACTTCACCGCAACCTGGCTCCGCGCACGGGTGTCGGTGACGGCATTCCGCCGGCTCGCCACCGCGGTGGTTGTCACTGGCGGCTTGTCGGCCATTCTCTTCTAG